The following proteins come from a genomic window of Streptomyces sp. GS7:
- a CDS encoding sensor histidine kinase translates to MKAVPFRARPASRRAATTPAARRARRLRWRLTALFALTSAVGLIGLAAFALHSDDVATRHQTDNNLKLQAAEAMTGLDYDEGGHLDIRGMLDFTETDCPPLTVFSAHAGDLKVVHTPHRPCVRARMTDVRAIAALAVRRGDTAVTNAHAENGHPLRLVAVPFTGPDGDTTGGAIVTAADTADDQKSHRELTLLLAAGCAVLLSLSAVAGHLISGRAIRPALNALQQQEAFLADAAHDLRTPATSLRLLAETAMRDDTSRTAALERTVRLATRMGDLIDGLLTRARLTAGVATLAREPLRLDQLVEAVVDETPTDGHRITVDTEPVVVDADPDLLRRAVTNLFANALTHGHAAGRPAAIALGVSSAGVLTIDDAGPGIPPDLADSLFDRFHSGSGSTGLGLSIAAWVAQAHGGTLTATGSPLGGARFTLRLPTHSG, encoded by the coding sequence ATGAAAGCCGTTCCGTTCCGGGCCCGGCCGGCTTCCCGCCGGGCCGCGACCACGCCCGCGGCGCGGCGGGCCCGCAGACTGCGGTGGCGGCTGACCGCGCTGTTCGCCCTCACCAGCGCGGTCGGCCTGATCGGCCTGGCGGCCTTCGCCCTCCACAGCGACGACGTCGCCACCCGCCACCAGACCGACAACAACCTGAAGTTGCAGGCCGCCGAAGCCATGACCGGGCTCGACTACGACGAAGGCGGCCACCTCGACATCCGCGGCATGCTCGACTTCACGGAGACCGACTGCCCGCCACTGACCGTGTTCTCGGCGCACGCCGGCGACCTCAAGGTCGTCCACACACCGCACCGGCCCTGCGTCCGGGCCCGGATGACCGATGTCCGCGCCATAGCCGCCCTCGCGGTACGGCGAGGCGACACGGCCGTGACGAACGCACACGCCGAGAACGGCCACCCGCTCCGGCTCGTGGCCGTGCCCTTCACCGGGCCCGACGGGGACACCACAGGCGGCGCGATCGTCACGGCCGCCGACACCGCCGACGACCAGAAGTCCCACCGCGAGCTGACGCTCCTGCTCGCCGCCGGCTGCGCGGTGCTGCTCTCCCTGTCCGCCGTCGCGGGCCACCTGATCTCCGGCCGGGCCATCCGCCCCGCCCTGAACGCACTGCAGCAGCAGGAAGCCTTCCTCGCCGACGCCGCCCACGACCTGCGCACCCCCGCCACGTCGCTGCGCCTCCTCGCCGAAACCGCCATGCGCGACGACACCTCACGCACCGCCGCGCTGGAACGCACCGTGCGCCTGGCCACCCGCATGGGCGACCTCATCGACGGCCTGCTCACCCGCGCCCGCCTCACCGCCGGCGTCGCCACCCTCGCCCGCGAACCACTGCGCCTCGACCAGCTCGTCGAAGCCGTCGTCGACGAGACCCCCACCGACGGACACCGGATCACCGTCGACACCGAACCGGTCGTCGTCGACGCCGACCCGGACCTGCTGCGCCGGGCCGTCACCAACCTGTTCGCCAACGCGCTCACGCACGGGCACGCGGCGGGCCGGCCCGCCGCGATCGCACTCGGCGTCTCGTCCGCCGGCGTCCTCACCATCGACGACGCGGGCCCCGGAATACCGCCCGACCTGGCCGATTCGCTCTTCGACCGCTTCCACAGCGGCTCCGGCTCCACCGGCCTCGGCCTGTCCATCGCCGCCTGGGTCGCCCAGGCCCACGGCGGCACGCTCACCGCGACCGGCAGCCCCCTCGGCGGCGCCCGCTTCACCCTCCGGCTGCCCACGCACAGCGGGTAG
- a CDS encoding response regulator transcription factor codes for MRVLVIEDNDDLRFTVAAALRGDGLAVDEAADLPAADEALFVTAYDCAVFDRMLPSGDALDYVQNLRRTGRTVPVLFLTARDRVTDRVEGFAAGGDDYLVKPFAAPELVARVRSLCRRAGSARPPLHRVADLEIDTARRQVRRGGVLLWLTGKEFALLEVLATRTDQAVPRAELIEKCWDEMAEPSSNVVDVVVSQLRRKLGDPPLIHTVRGVGYRLARGEAGR; via the coding sequence GTGCGCGTACTGGTGATCGAGGACAACGACGACCTGCGGTTCACCGTGGCCGCGGCCCTGCGCGGCGACGGTCTTGCCGTCGACGAGGCGGCGGACCTGCCCGCCGCGGACGAGGCGCTGTTCGTCACCGCGTACGACTGCGCCGTCTTCGACCGGATGCTCCCTTCCGGCGACGCCCTCGACTACGTGCAGAACCTGCGCCGGACCGGTCGCACCGTGCCGGTGCTGTTCCTCACGGCCCGCGACCGCGTCACGGACCGGGTCGAGGGATTCGCCGCGGGGGGCGACGACTACCTGGTAAAGCCGTTCGCCGCACCCGAGTTGGTGGCCCGGGTACGCAGCCTGTGCCGCCGGGCCGGGAGCGCCAGACCGCCCCTGCACCGCGTCGCGGACCTGGAGATCGACACCGCCCGTCGACAGGTGCGCCGGGGCGGCGTGCTGCTCTGGCTGACCGGCAAGGAGTTCGCGCTGCTGGAAGTGCTGGCGACCCGTACGGACCAGGCGGTGCCCCGCGCCGAACTGATCGAGAAATGCTGGGACGAGATGGCCGAACCCAGCTCCAACGTCGTCGACGTCGTCGTCTCCCAGCTGCGCCGCAAGCTCGGCGACCCACCGCTGATCCACACCGTCCGCGGTGTCGGCTACCGACTGGCCCGTGGTGAGGCCGGGCGATGA
- a CDS encoding alpha/beta hydrolase: MQRFPWSSRNPGRREGRAAPADRPTIASAVRSVGRTPDTPGARARRTPRRRGALVLALTALGAVQLVGCSSGGSGVRASHATAEPADQPALRAFYQQKLTWSHCGKLQCATLTVPMDYAHPHNGRTFILPVIKSAATDPGRRIGSLVFDPGGPGASGVATLKSDGVASFGAAARARFDIVGFDPRGVAGSKPALDCTAPDDAEDQAHTTDQAGQSESGTDAPQPLYPRTDAERRAALADADRTAAQCRARSDEILPHIGTLDAARDMDVLRAALGDDQLTYLGWSYGTYLGTVYAEQFPHRVRALVLDGAVDPSQGWAQQALSSGRAFRKAVDDYADKCAQVVGDSCPADTPDGVRTLIADLFATTARTPLPVKDGTERVDQTTLQSAITASMYTPEAQWQDLSEALSAAREGDGTKLAAIANHGASLQDDGSDTSGATDAPGDAAASDAPADHGAAATSPRDNSTDILTAVNCVDTPHPRDPQAYWDVLDRAHRESGVYGASNVLSELTCRNWPSGPLTPHRVKADGLPPVLVVGTTGDAATPYDNARSLAAQLPGGMLLTYEGMGHTAYGRSNRCVTDAVDGYLVDLKPVRPGATC; this comes from the coding sequence GTGCAGCGATTTCCCTGGAGCAGCAGGAACCCGGGCAGGCGGGAGGGCCGGGCCGCGCCTGCGGACCGCCCCACGATCGCGTCGGCCGTGCGGTCCGTCGGCCGCACCCCCGACACCCCGGGTGCACGGGCACGCCGTACACCCCGGCGGCGCGGTGCCCTCGTCCTGGCCCTCACCGCGCTGGGCGCCGTCCAGCTCGTCGGCTGCTCCTCGGGCGGGTCGGGTGTGCGGGCGTCACACGCCACCGCAGAGCCTGCCGACCAGCCGGCGTTGCGCGCCTTCTACCAGCAGAAACTCACCTGGAGCCACTGCGGGAAGCTGCAGTGCGCCACGCTGACCGTCCCCATGGACTACGCGCACCCCCACAACGGGAGGACCTTCATCCTCCCCGTGATCAAGTCCGCCGCCACGGACCCGGGCCGACGGATCGGATCGCTGGTCTTCGACCCGGGCGGCCCGGGCGCCTCCGGAGTGGCCACACTGAAGTCGGACGGTGTGGCCTCCTTCGGCGCAGCCGCCAGGGCACGCTTCGACATCGTCGGATTCGACCCGCGCGGAGTCGCCGGCAGCAAACCCGCCCTGGACTGCACCGCCCCGGACGACGCGGAGGATCAGGCTCACACGACAGACCAGGCCGGGCAGAGCGAGTCCGGCACCGACGCACCGCAACCGCTGTATCCGCGCACCGACGCCGAGCGCCGGGCCGCGCTCGCGGACGCCGACCGCACCGCGGCGCAGTGCAGGGCGCGCAGCGACGAGATCCTGCCGCACATAGGCACCCTGGACGCGGCCCGCGACATGGACGTGCTGCGCGCCGCGCTCGGCGACGACCAACTCACCTACCTCGGCTGGTCCTACGGCACCTATCTGGGGACCGTCTACGCCGAGCAGTTCCCCCACCGCGTGCGCGCGCTGGTGCTCGACGGCGCCGTCGACCCCTCGCAGGGCTGGGCCCAGCAGGCCCTGAGCAGCGGCAGGGCCTTCCGCAAGGCGGTCGACGACTACGCCGACAAGTGCGCCCAGGTGGTGGGGGATTCCTGCCCCGCGGACACCCCGGACGGGGTCCGCACGCTCATAGCCGACCTGTTCGCGACAACAGCCCGCACCCCCCTGCCCGTCAAGGACGGCACCGAACGGGTCGACCAGACCACACTGCAGTCCGCCATCACCGCGTCGATGTACACGCCGGAAGCGCAGTGGCAGGACCTCTCCGAGGCCCTGAGCGCGGCCCGCGAGGGCGACGGCACCAAACTGGCCGCGATCGCGAACCACGGCGCGAGCCTCCAGGACGACGGCTCGGACACCTCGGGTGCCACGGACGCGCCGGGTGACGCAGCCGCCTCCGACGCCCCGGCCGACCACGGCGCAGCGGCCACTTCCCCACGTGACAACAGCACCGACATCCTGACCGCCGTCAACTGCGTCGACACACCGCACCCCAGGGACCCCCAGGCGTACTGGGACGTCCTCGACCGCGCCCACCGTGAGTCGGGTGTGTACGGCGCCTCCAACGTGCTCTCCGAACTCACCTGCCGGAACTGGCCGTCCGGCCCGCTCACGCCCCACCGGGTCAAGGCCGACGGCCTCCCGCCCGTCCTGGTCGTGGGCACCACCGGCGACGCCGCGACCCCGTACGACAACGCGCGGAGCCTCGCCGCACAGCTCCCGGGCGGCATGCTGCTCACCTACGAGGGCATGGGCCACACCGCCTACGGGCGCAGCAACAGGTGCGTCACCGACGCGGTGGACGGCTACCTCGTCGACCTCAAGCCCGTACGGCCGGGGGCGACCTGCTGA